In one window of Streptomyces kaniharaensis DNA:
- a CDS encoding TIGR03557 family F420-dependent LLM class oxidoreductase, whose product MTAFGYFLSCEEFTPAQLVEQAGLAERAGFTRLAISDHYHPWNDAQGSSPFVWGVIGALSQVTRLPVTTLVTCPTIRLHPAVTAQAAATADVQLAGGLRLGVGTGEALNEHVLGDRWPPFELRAEMLEEAVAVMRELFTGGLVSHRGVYYTVENARLYTPPKEGRLPVYVSAFGPKAAELAAEFADGLVTMSPDTELLGRYRAAGGTGPVLGGVKVCWSEDRERAVKTVHRLWPSELLPGELAQVLPTPQHFEQATELVTEEMVARAVTCGDDPQEHADRLRGYVDAGFDEVYVGQIGQEQEGFFEFCREQVLPRLE is encoded by the coding sequence ATGACCGCGTTCGGCTACTTCCTGTCCTGCGAGGAGTTCACCCCCGCCCAGCTGGTCGAGCAGGCCGGGCTCGCGGAGCGGGCCGGCTTCACCCGGCTGGCGATCTCCGACCACTACCATCCGTGGAACGACGCGCAGGGCAGCAGCCCCTTCGTGTGGGGCGTGATCGGCGCACTGTCGCAGGTCACCCGGCTGCCCGTGACCACGCTCGTGACCTGTCCGACCATCCGTCTCCACCCCGCCGTGACGGCGCAGGCGGCGGCGACCGCGGACGTGCAGCTGGCAGGCGGCCTGCGACTGGGGGTGGGCACGGGCGAGGCGCTCAACGAGCACGTCCTGGGCGACCGTTGGCCGCCGTTCGAGCTGCGTGCCGAGATGCTGGAGGAGGCCGTCGCCGTCATGCGTGAGCTCTTCACCGGAGGTCTGGTCTCCCACCGCGGCGTGTACTACACGGTCGAGAACGCCCGGCTCTACACACCGCCGAAGGAGGGGCGCCTGCCCGTGTACGTCTCGGCGTTCGGACCGAAGGCGGCCGAGCTGGCGGCGGAATTCGCGGACGGACTGGTCACCATGAGCCCGGACACCGAACTGCTCGGACGCTACCGGGCGGCAGGCGGTACCGGGCCGGTGCTCGGCGGGGTGAAGGTGTGCTGGTCGGAGGACCGGGAGCGGGCGGTCAAGACCGTCCACCGGCTCTGGCCGAGCGAGCTGCTGCCCGGTGAACTCGCCCAGGTCCTGCCCACGCCCCAGCACTTCGAGCAGGCCACCGAGCTGGTCACCGAGGAGATGGTGGCCCGGGCGGTCACCTGCGGCGACGATCCGCAGGAGCACGCCGACCGGCTGCGCGGCTATGTCGACGCCGGCTTCGACGAGGTGTACGTGGGCCAGATCGGCCAGGAACAGGAGGGGTTCTTCGAATTCTGCCGCGAGCAGGTCCTGCCGCGGCTGGAATGA
- a CDS encoding serine/threonine-protein kinase produces the protein MPIQPLAAGDPAEVGPYRLLGVLGAGGMGRVFLARSAGGRTVAVKLVRSELADDAEFRARFAGEVEAARRVDGAHTAAVVDADPDAAQPWLATAYVLGPSLSEAVRRHGPLPEASVRTLGAALARALVAVHRAGLVHRDLKPSNVLLAGDGPRVVDFGIARAVDGDRLTRTGVVVGTPGFMSPEQANGQVVGPASDVFSLGSVLVFAATGRGPFDTDSGPAVQLYKVVHARPDLAGVPDGLRSIVEHCLLKDPEQRPTTVELRERLSAGAAVDWLPAPVATAIAAHAAAVLELETPVRGHRPAAVDVPAAGVATEGAQWGGRSRRAVLLGGAAALAAVAAGGAAAWRLGGGTGSAASGPSSSGPAASGAASPEGAVSRPPSQSPGPDGAPKPIWTYDAIGALNARPLVTGGTVLLGGDSVFALDGATGKERWWVRDASTYQLAAAHGTVFFAFAGDLAGYDLKSGAQRWRYTATATSPTQLLGADEHGVYALADRGANLHGVAGFSPETGAVSWFSERRTAPNPGVSSLTAPDHVLYGDDKGNLVCRSTADGREVWSVSTGASLGYPMFCDGERVYCAYRQRGLQALQLADGKRLWSVEPPADGQGAYTPPTVADGVVYATVADTEVHAFRANSGEKLWSCGLPEGTVALVPAQVVARTLVVPTGGTTGLYAIDTGTGRIRWNFRTGSDSSHDWQLTTDGERLIAQHGATVYALPPA, from the coding sequence ATGCCGATACAGCCGCTGGCCGCGGGAGACCCGGCCGAGGTGGGCCCCTACCGGTTGCTCGGCGTGCTGGGCGCGGGCGGGATGGGCCGGGTGTTCCTCGCGCGGTCGGCGGGCGGTCGGACGGTCGCGGTCAAGCTGGTCCGTTCGGAGCTGGCGGACGACGCGGAGTTCCGCGCCCGCTTCGCGGGGGAGGTCGAGGCCGCGCGGCGGGTGGACGGTGCCCACACGGCGGCGGTCGTCGATGCGGATCCGGACGCCGCGCAGCCGTGGCTGGCCACGGCCTACGTGCTGGGGCCCTCGCTCAGCGAAGCCGTCCGGCGGCACGGCCCGCTGCCCGAGGCGTCGGTCCGCACGCTGGGAGCCGCACTGGCCCGCGCGCTGGTCGCCGTCCACCGGGCCGGGCTGGTCCACCGCGACCTCAAGCCCTCCAACGTACTGCTGGCCGGCGACGGGCCGCGGGTGGTCGACTTCGGCATCGCGCGCGCGGTCGACGGCGATCGCCTGACCCGCACCGGGGTCGTGGTCGGCACGCCCGGCTTCATGTCGCCCGAGCAGGCCAACGGCCAGGTGGTGGGCCCGGCGTCGGACGTGTTCTCGCTGGGCTCGGTGCTGGTGTTCGCCGCGACCGGCCGGGGCCCGTTCGACACCGACTCCGGTCCGGCCGTGCAGCTGTACAAGGTGGTCCACGCGCGGCCCGACCTGGCCGGTGTGCCGGACGGTCTGCGGTCGATCGTCGAGCACTGTCTGCTCAAGGACCCGGAGCAGCGGCCCACCACCGTGGAGTTGCGGGAGCGCTTGTCGGCCGGGGCGGCGGTCGACTGGCTGCCCGCGCCCGTCGCCACCGCGATCGCCGCGCATGCGGCCGCCGTGCTCGAACTGGAGACCCCGGTGCGCGGTCACCGGCCAGCGGCCGTGGACGTTCCGGCGGCCGGCGTGGCCACCGAAGGAGCACAGTGGGGCGGCCGGTCCCGCCGGGCCGTGCTGCTGGGCGGGGCGGCCGCGCTGGCGGCCGTCGCGGCTGGAGGGGCGGCCGCCTGGCGGCTGGGCGGGGGGACCGGTTCCGCCGCGTCCGGCCCTTCCTCGTCCGGTCCCGCCGCTTCCGGCGCGGCTTCTCCCGAGGGAGCGGTCTCCCGGCCGCCGTCGCAGAGTCCGGGGCCGGACGGTGCGCCGAAGCCGATCTGGACGTACGACGCGATCGGTGCGCTGAACGCCCGTCCGCTGGTGACCGGTGGCACCGTGCTGCTCGGCGGCGACTCGGTGTTCGCGCTGGACGGCGCCACCGGCAAGGAACGGTGGTGGGTACGGGACGCGAGCACGTACCAACTGGCCGCGGCCCACGGGACGGTGTTCTTCGCCTTCGCCGGAGACCTGGCCGGCTACGACCTGAAGTCGGGGGCACAGCGCTGGAGGTACACGGCCACCGCGACCTCACCGACCCAGCTGCTCGGTGCCGACGAGCACGGCGTGTACGCGCTGGCCGACCGCGGCGCCAACCTTCACGGGGTGGCCGGCTTCAGCCCGGAGACGGGGGCGGTGTCCTGGTTCTCGGAGCGGCGGACGGCGCCCAACCCGGGTGTCAGCTCGCTGACGGCGCCGGACCACGTGCTCTACGGCGACGACAAGGGGAACCTGGTCTGCCGCAGCACCGCCGACGGCCGCGAGGTGTGGTCGGTGAGCACCGGGGCCTCGCTCGGCTACCCGATGTTCTGCGACGGGGAGAGGGTCTACTGCGCGTACCGGCAGCGCGGGCTGCAGGCCCTTCAGCTCGCCGACGGCAAGCGGCTCTGGTCCGTCGAGCCGCCGGCGGACGGGCAGGGCGCCTACACCCCGCCGACCGTGGCCGACGGGGTGGTCTACGCGACCGTGGCCGACACCGAGGTCCACGCGTTCCGGGCGAACAGTGGTGAGAAGCTGTGGAGTTGCGGGCTCCCGGAGGGCACGGTCGCCCTGGTGCCGGCCCAGGTGGTCGCCCGCACGCTCGTCGTGCCGACCGGCGGCACGACCGGGCTGTACGCGATCGACACCGGCACGGGCCGGATCCGCTGGAACTTCCGCACCGGCTCGGACTCGTCGCACGACTGGCAGCTGACCACCGACGGAGAACGGCTGATCGCCCAACACGGCGCCACGGTGTACGCCCTGCCCCCGGCGTAG
- a CDS encoding serine/threonine-protein kinase, with amino-acid sequence MDDRTQQDEGERPTRGSTAPDAVGDAPLAEDERRWELPDYVHERELGAGASGRVVLARHRESGTPVALKYLHGSVGTPALRAEARVLASIDSPHVTRLYEYVEGEQGSAIVMELVDGIALRDLLRAEGATTAEAALVVLKGSLLGLAAAHEAGVVHRDYKPANVLVDTAGVSKLVDFGIAVPNGADRDVSGTPAYMPPEQWAGRPASPAGDVYAATVTFFECLTGARPYEGTTIAELAVQHTEAPIPAELAPDPVRPLILAGLAKDPQSRPDSAAAFVEELEAVAVAAYGPQWEEKGRLDLAALVALLALLPGAGGAAAGGTSLAHTALGSGEGLFAAHVTAAVGADTVAATVQRDLTRRGLRLGTRGKALTGVAAGVLTLATLAGAAMAGAADGGARTAAGGASPEATTSLGAPDPTGGPSPVSSGAGTPSPAPSASTSPTATPSATPGTPSGGPTATPTGQTPTVPGSPPRTGTPTGQPPAPPGPAGPASVPPAGPVPTTPGPTSVTTTPPPSPTVAPATIAVSSVNLDSLVCGGRWSLTATVTVVAQGNATGTLTLSWYHSSGGRAITVATDTVVVQNGRATVTRTHDFGSADNFPTWGVRIGTTPAAAQPGRTSAEMAAFLCDPPR; translated from the coding sequence ATGGACGACCGGACGCAGCAGGACGAGGGCGAGAGACCGACCAGGGGCAGCACGGCGCCCGACGCCGTGGGCGATGCCCCGTTGGCCGAGGACGAACGTCGCTGGGAGCTCCCGGACTACGTCCACGAGCGGGAGCTGGGTGCCGGGGCGAGCGGCAGGGTCGTGCTCGCCCGCCACCGGGAGAGCGGCACCCCGGTGGCCCTCAAGTACCTCCACGGCTCCGTCGGCACACCCGCGCTGCGCGCGGAGGCCCGGGTCCTCGCCAGCATCGACTCCCCCCACGTCACCCGGCTCTACGAGTACGTGGAGGGGGAACAGGGCTCGGCCATCGTGATGGAGCTGGTGGACGGGATCGCACTGCGCGACCTGCTCCGCGCCGAGGGTGCCACCACCGCGGAGGCCGCCCTCGTGGTGCTGAAGGGCTCGCTGCTGGGTCTGGCCGCCGCCCACGAGGCCGGCGTGGTGCACCGCGACTACAAGCCCGCCAACGTGCTGGTCGACACCGCCGGCGTGTCGAAGCTGGTCGACTTCGGCATCGCGGTGCCGAACGGCGCCGACCGCGACGTCTCCGGCACCCCCGCCTACATGCCGCCCGAGCAGTGGGCCGGCCGGCCCGCGTCTCCGGCGGGCGACGTCTACGCCGCCACCGTCACCTTCTTCGAGTGCCTCACCGGAGCCCGTCCCTACGAGGGCACCACGATCGCCGAACTCGCCGTCCAGCACACCGAGGCCCCGATCCCGGCCGAGTTGGCCCCCGACCCGGTCCGGCCGCTGATTCTCGCCGGCCTGGCCAAGGACCCGCAGTCCCGGCCCGACAGCGCGGCCGCGTTCGTCGAGGAGCTGGAGGCGGTCGCGGTCGCCGCCTACGGGCCGCAGTGGGAGGAGAAGGGCCGCCTCGATCTGGCGGCCCTGGTCGCCCTGCTCGCGCTGTTGCCCGGCGCCGGGGGCGCGGCCGCCGGTGGCACCTCGCTGGCCCACACCGCTCTGGGCAGCGGCGAAGGCCTCTTCGCTGCGCACGTCACAGCGGCCGTGGGCGCCGACACCGTCGCGGCCACCGTGCAGCGGGACCTGACCCGCCGTGGTCTGCGCCTCGGGACGCGTGGCAAGGCGCTCACCGGCGTCGCGGCCGGCGTCCTCACCCTGGCCACACTGGCCGGTGCGGCGATGGCAGGGGCCGCCGACGGCGGTGCCCGGACGGCCGCCGGTGGCGCCTCCCCGGAGGCGACCACCAGCCTTGGCGCACCTGACCCGACGGGTGGCCCCTCCCCGGTGTCGAGCGGTGCCGGCACCCCGAGCCCGGCACCCTCCGCCTCGACGAGCCCGACGGCCACTCCGTCGGCGACCCCGGGCACTCCGAGCGGCGGTCCCACGGCCACGCCGACCGGCCAGACGCCCACCGTGCCGGGGTCGCCGCCCCGCACCGGCACCCCCACCGGCCAGCCGCCCGCACCGCCCGGCCCCGCCGGGCCGGCGTCGGTGCCGCCCGCCGGCCCCGTCCCCACCACGCCCGGCCCGACCTCCGTCACCACTACTCCCCCGCCGAGCCCGACCGTTGCTCCCGCCACCATCGCGGTCAGCTCGGTGAACCTGGACTCGCTGGTCTGCGGCGGCCGCTGGAGCCTGACCGCCACCGTCACGGTGGTCGCCCAGGGCAACGCCACCGGGACGCTGACGCTGAGCTGGTACCACAGCTCGGGCGGCCGCGCGATCACCGTCGCGACCGACACGGTGGTCGTCCAGAACGGCCGCGCCACCGTCACCCGGACCCACGACTTCGGCTCGGCCGACAACTTCCCGACCTGGGGCGTGCGCATCGGCACCACCCCGGCGGCGGCGCAGCCGGGCAGGACGTCGGCCGAGATGGCCGCCTTCCTCTGCGACCCGCCCCGCTGA
- a CDS encoding EF-hand domain-containing protein, whose amino-acid sequence MSLAKARQQAAPLDRTTPKARIYAMLDTDGDGVASRHDYFVRIERAQQATGRTDDDPMVVAARTTGERAWAAMDSNNDGVMTFDEYASWVDAEKFDTICKFALGALFDLADADQDGSLHRSEFTMLRQALGNRADNADAAFEALDADGDGRVSRDEYLASIRAYVTGDDSPMGEALY is encoded by the coding sequence ATGTCTCTCGCCAAGGCCAGGCAGCAGGCAGCCCCGCTGGATCGCACGACCCCGAAGGCCCGTATCTACGCGATGCTGGACACCGACGGAGACGGAGTCGCCTCCAGGCACGACTACTTCGTCCGGATCGAACGGGCGCAGCAGGCGACCGGCCGCACGGACGACGATCCGATGGTCGTTGCCGCCCGCACCACCGGTGAGCGGGCCTGGGCCGCGATGGACTCCAACAACGACGGCGTGATGACCTTCGACGAGTACGCGAGCTGGGTGGATGCGGAGAAGTTCGACACCATCTGCAAGTTCGCACTCGGCGCACTGTTCGACCTCGCCGACGCTGACCAGGACGGCAGCCTGCACCGGTCGGAGTTCACGATGCTGCGCCAGGCACTGGGCAATCGGGCGGACAACGCCGACGCGGCGTTCGAGGCGTTGGACGCCGACGGCGATGGTCGTGTCAGCCGCGACGAGTACCTGGCCTCGATCCGCGCATACGTCACCGGCGACGACTCCCCCATGGGTGAAGCCTTGTACTGA
- a CDS encoding lantibiotic dehydratase, with protein sequence MPYSTGPATASGAPRTAAAGTPHASAGVPDTRTAPYLLVRTTVLPHPAQSPVAAGFRALLSRLTATEAEAAALRTALGDDLFVSRAGHSEEFHRYVVLPLRRDLHNGREPRRAVLDRLGDLPARVPRLAAWLDLRDRRAALLRELADATEPALAAERAALAALCREPALARAVALTSGDLLRAVENAGRGGAVDRRARKEEPTVLRHVLRASTKTSPLSWFTAVGWARTADQDPGAALGLHPVVELRPVVKENRTLVGALVEALLAEPRRSRTLPHRMTSSAALADGRARYARSRAGFTGGRYLVTDEEEVELAARGPLVLLADLTVTPDTPARLTEHLAAALGRPAEDPGIAAFLDRLTDAGLLVPTDPVDPQDRAPLARLADWLRRWPEDAALVELIERIAADTARFVTVPAARRPALLGELAAAWRELLAAAGRPAPADAAPLTVLTEDVVAPEPLGGAERRDRTATRAGDRTAQPGHRPGTRLDQADHTALGELTALAQLFDLGHLMRRAARDRFVTRYGPGGVCRNPWEFGADIADAWADASRYAALDPADQLPSGLEKLADLRAELAASIKSADPSADLVLPADRVRALAERLPGWTAARPLSYSFFVQRDRTDGLLCVNHIYGGWGRFTSRFLDATAPEAATDVARQLRRGLEPGARAVQIRPVGGFNANLHPLLVPDELGPDRRWTSLAEADVDLDHDPATDQLRLRLRATGEPLDVLYLGFLAPIMLPQRLAPFLADHPLGVVDFRLLLPRHTAPAPGGEVLRTPRLRHRHLVLARRRWHLPPAVLDALRSDLAADAEVPAATAARWRALLDLPDQLFLHPAPAAPLGRAVDDFITQLRAPKPQALDLGNALHLRCLAKWLGRHDAGVVLEEALPVFGGREQPGFAEELVVETYRPARTYPPARPR encoded by the coding sequence ATGCCGTACTCCACCGGGCCCGCCACCGCGAGCGGAGCCCCGCGCACCGCTGCCGCCGGTACGCCGCATGCCTCCGCGGGAGTTCCCGACACCCGGACGGCTCCCTACCTGCTGGTCCGCACCACCGTGCTTCCGCACCCCGCCCAGTCGCCGGTCGCGGCGGGCTTCCGCGCCCTGCTCTCCCGGCTCACCGCCACCGAGGCCGAGGCCGCCGCCCTCCGGACCGCTCTCGGTGACGACCTCTTCGTCAGCCGGGCCGGCCACAGCGAGGAGTTCCACCGCTACGTGGTGCTGCCGCTGCGCCGGGACCTGCACAACGGTCGCGAACCGCGCCGCGCCGTCCTGGACCGGCTCGGCGACCTGCCGGCCCGGGTCCCCCGGCTCGCCGCCTGGCTCGACCTGCGCGACCGGCGGGCGGCACTGCTCCGTGAACTCGCCGATGCCACGGAACCCGCGCTGGCCGCCGAACGCGCCGCGCTCGCCGCGCTCTGCCGGGAGCCGGCCCTCGCCCGGGCCGTAGCGCTGACCAGTGGCGACCTGCTGCGGGCCGTCGAGAACGCCGGCCGGGGCGGCGCGGTGGATCGCCGGGCCCGCAAGGAGGAGCCCACCGTGCTGCGCCACGTCCTGCGGGCGAGCACCAAGACCAGCCCGCTCTCCTGGTTCACCGCCGTCGGCTGGGCCCGGACGGCCGACCAGGACCCCGGTGCCGCGCTGGGGCTGCACCCGGTGGTCGAGCTGCGTCCGGTGGTCAAGGAGAACCGGACCCTGGTCGGCGCCCTCGTCGAGGCCCTGCTCGCCGAGCCGCGCCGCAGCCGCACCCTCCCGCACCGGATGACGAGCAGTGCCGCGCTCGCCGACGGCCGGGCCCGCTACGCCCGCAGCCGGGCGGGCTTCACCGGCGGGCGATACCTGGTGACCGACGAGGAGGAGGTCGAACTCGCCGCCCGCGGACCGCTCGTCCTGCTCGCCGACCTCACCGTCACGCCCGACACCCCGGCCAGGCTCACCGAGCACCTTGCCGCCGCCCTCGGCCGCCCGGCCGAGGACCCGGGCATCGCCGCCTTCCTCGACCGGCTCACCGACGCCGGGCTGCTGGTCCCCACCGATCCGGTGGATCCGCAGGACCGGGCCCCGCTGGCCCGCCTCGCCGACTGGCTCCGCCGGTGGCCCGAGGATGCCGCGCTCGTCGAGTTGATCGAGCGAATAGCCGCCGATACCGCCCGCTTTGTGACAGTCCCCGCCGCTCGGCGGCCCGCCCTGCTCGGTGAACTCGCCGCCGCCTGGCGTGAACTCCTCGCCGCCGCCGGCCGTCCCGCTCCGGCGGACGCGGCGCCGCTCACCGTGCTCACCGAGGACGTCGTCGCCCCGGAGCCGTTGGGTGGCGCGGAGAGGCGCGACCGGACCGCGACCCGGGCCGGCGACCGTACTGCGCAGCCCGGCCACCGCCCGGGCACCCGCCTGGACCAGGCCGACCATACCGCCCTGGGTGAACTCACCGCCCTCGCTCAGCTCTTCGACCTCGGCCACCTCATGCGGCGGGCCGCCCGCGACCGGTTCGTCACCCGCTACGGCCCCGGCGGCGTCTGCCGCAACCCCTGGGAGTTCGGTGCCGACATCGCCGACGCCTGGGCGGACGCCAGCCGGTACGCCGCTCTCGACCCGGCCGACCAGCTTCCCAGTGGGCTCGAGAAACTCGCCGACTTGCGAGCCGAGTTGGCCGCCTCGATCAAGTCCGCCGACCCATCAGCCGACCTGGTGCTGCCCGCCGACCGCGTCCGCGCGCTCGCCGAGCGACTCCCCGGCTGGACGGCCGCCCGGCCGCTGAGCTACTCCTTCTTCGTCCAACGCGACCGCACCGACGGGCTGTTGTGCGTCAACCACATCTACGGCGGCTGGGGCAGGTTCACCAGCCGCTTCCTCGACGCCACCGCGCCCGAGGCCGCCACCGATGTCGCCCGGCAACTGCGTCGCGGCCTCGAACCCGGCGCCCGGGCGGTCCAGATACGGCCGGTCGGCGGATTCAACGCCAATCTGCACCCGCTGCTGGTCCCCGACGAGCTCGGCCCGGACCGCCGCTGGACCTCCCTCGCCGAGGCCGACGTCGACCTCGACCACGATCCCGCCACCGACCAGCTGCGCCTGCGGCTGCGCGCGACCGGAGAACCGCTCGACGTGCTCTACCTCGGCTTCCTCGCCCCGATCATGCTGCCGCAGCGCCTCGCCCCGTTCCTCGCCGACCACCCGCTGGGCGTGGTCGACTTCCGCCTGCTGCTGCCCCGTCACACCGCCCCCGCCCCGGGCGGCGAGGTGTTGCGCACGCCCCGGCTCCGCCACCGCCACCTGGTGCTCGCCCGCCGCCGCTGGCACCTGCCGCCCGCCGTCCTGGACGCGCTGCGCTCCGACCTCGCCGCCGACGCCGAGGTTCCCGCCGCCACCGCCGCCCGCTGGCGCGCCCTGCTCGACCTGCCCGACCAGCTGTTCCTGCACCCGGCCCCCGCCGCCCCGCTCGGCCGAGCCGTCGACGACTTCATCACCCAGCTGCGCGCTCCGAAGCCGCAGGCCCTCGACCTCGGGAACGCCCTCCACCTGCGCTGCCTCGCCAAGTGGCTCGGCCGCCACGACGCGGGCGTCGTCCTGGAGGAGGCTCTGCCCGTCTTCGGCGGGCGCGAACAGCCGGGTTTCGCCGAGGAGTTGGTGGTGGAGACCTACCGCCCCGCACGGACGTACCCGCCCGCACGGCCCCGCTGA
- a CDS encoding thiazolylpeptide-type bacteriocin, whose product MNVDLDTTLDLADLDLGDLTVTAMRDTVALPESGASHSGSSCSCGSSSCGVPRMPMDM is encoded by the coding sequence ATGAACGTCGACCTCGACACCACACTCGACCTGGCGGACCTCGACCTCGGTGACCTGACCGTCACCGCGATGCGGGACACCGTCGCCCTGCCGGAGTCGGGCGCCTCCCACTCGGGCAGCTCCTGCTCGTGCGGCTCGTCCTCGTGCGGCGTTCCGCGGATGCCGATGGACATGTGA
- a CDS encoding DUF4132 domain-containing protein, producing the protein MVWVETGAGGYHVALGEDGRVVCRDAAGQQLESVPPQLGDDPVVARLRQLAEWLGAHERRCQEDVERWMERSLPVPTATITGVWADEAWRRVLRDLVVTGADGTAAGFLRGADPERGLALVGLDGDTVHLTDGEIRIPHPVLLADLDELRELAVELGVSQRVQQLCREVWHHPADTPDGTELTTYAGGRYEELRELLGRCARLGYQVRDGHAVLPVVEGGRTVEARLWVGDVQEWDECETGALSWTGPDGRMLPLARVGPVAWSEGMRMAAALYAGRTVEGEEAA; encoded by the coding sequence GTGGTATGGGTGGAGACGGGAGCCGGGGGCTACCACGTCGCGCTCGGCGAGGACGGCAGGGTGGTGTGCCGCGACGCGGCGGGGCAGCAGCTGGAGTCCGTCCCGCCGCAGCTGGGTGACGACCCGGTGGTCGCCCGGCTGCGGCAGCTTGCCGAGTGGCTGGGCGCGCACGAGCGCCGCTGCCAGGAGGACGTCGAGCGGTGGATGGAGCGCTCGCTGCCCGTGCCCACGGCGACGATCACCGGGGTGTGGGCCGACGAGGCCTGGCGACGGGTGCTGCGCGACCTGGTGGTTACCGGGGCTGACGGCACGGCCGCCGGCTTCCTGCGCGGAGCCGACCCGGAGCGCGGACTCGCCCTGGTCGGCCTGGACGGCGACACCGTCCACCTCACCGACGGCGAGATCCGGATACCCCACCCCGTCCTCCTGGCGGACCTGGACGAGCTGCGCGAGCTCGCTGTCGAACTCGGCGTCTCCCAGCGGGTCCAGCAGCTCTGCCGGGAGGTCTGGCACCACCCAGCCGACACCCCGGACGGGACCGAACTCACCACGTACGCCGGCGGCCGCTACGAGGAGCTGCGCGAGCTGCTCGGGCGCTGCGCCCGGCTCGGCTACCAGGTGCGCGACGGCCACGCCGTCCTGCCCGTGGTCGAGGGCGGCCGCACCGTAGAAGCCCGGCTCTGGGTCGGCGACGTCCAGGAGTGGGACGAGTGCGAGACGGGCGCGCTCAGCTGGACGGGACCGGACGGCCGGATGCTGCCGCTCGCCAGGGTCGGCCCGGTCGCCTGGTCCGAGGGTATGCGGATGGCCGCCGCGCTGTACGCCGGCCGCACGGTCGAAGGGGAGGAAGCCGCATGA
- a CDS encoding nuclear transport factor 2 family protein produces the protein MSDEEQVENLIRNWAAAVHAGDLDGVLAGHAADIVMFDVPPPYEGVRGIDAYRETWPPFFEWQAQGAAFEIESLDVTAGDDVAFAHALLRCGTPQDFADRPAQRLRLTVGLRKEDGRWVVAHEHHSFPEAGDAL, from the coding sequence ATGAGTGACGAAGAGCAGGTCGAGAACCTCATCCGGAACTGGGCCGCGGCCGTGCACGCGGGCGACCTCGATGGTGTGCTCGCGGGTCATGCTGCGGACATCGTCATGTTCGACGTGCCGCCGCCGTACGAGGGCGTGCGCGGCATCGACGCGTATCGGGAGACGTGGCCGCCGTTCTTCGAGTGGCAGGCGCAGGGCGCTGCGTTCGAGATCGAGTCGTTGGACGTGACTGCCGGTGACGACGTCGCGTTCGCGCACGCCCTGCTGCGGTGCGGTACGCCGCAGGACTTCGCCGACCGGCCGGCGCAGCGGCTGCGGCTGACCGTGGGGCTGCGCAAGGAGGACGGGCGCTGGGTGGTCGCGCACGAGCACCACTCCTTCCCCGAGGCCGGCGACGCACTGTAG